The following are from one region of the Heterodontus francisci isolate sHetFra1 chromosome 34, sHetFra1.hap1, whole genome shotgun sequence genome:
- the LOC137349045 gene encoding BTB/POZ domain-containing protein 17-like has product MNAIGPSESLDHQTSFISTLSALFNKEDLSDIKLIVNRKLTLNAHRFILVVRSDVFKTLLDTARWSDAKSQAVHLTEEEDCLAHFQDFLRYLYGGSVTLNTENVISLHLLSEKYNVQELRESCQRFMLANVAAPGSSNRAITWQRYAKLIGLGQLEEECFWFIAWNMGTVMKSPDWTSMEAHQLSALLQRSDLVVEDEVVLFQAMVSWLSLHSAHTEEMLPHIRYPMMSPENLFNLQAPGSLPEAISSYLLRESLLVYQAHLLSMDAISQRHDITTIPFTMRLYTSERFSQVWDLPEYQAMNGASVEILTSYFQLKTRWYVTFIPKSKGIPTQRSKKSCNYHRGYEQVWKEDASMTLSVSVSCRDSAAKTHSHKLSVLLYQFVNGEWFVSNVKTLEVPHSENAEINDLFPLSERDKYMTNGTLKLHLIDQTTWEKH; this is encoded by the coding sequence ATGAATGCCATTGGGCCCTCAGAGAGTCTGGACCACCAGACCAGCTTCATCAGTACCCTCTCTGCCCTATTCAACAAGGAGGATCTCAGCGACATCAAACTGATTGTGAACAGGAAGCTCACACTGAACGCCCACAGGTTCATCTTGGTCGTGCGCAGCGATGTCTTCAAGACCCTGTTGGACACTGCGCGTTGGTCGGATGCTAAAAGCCAGGCTGTCCACCTCACCGAGGAAGAGGACTGCCTGGCCCACTTCCAGGACTTCCTGAGGTACCTCTATGGCGGGAGTGTCACCCTCAACACCGAGAACGTGATTTCCCTTCACCTTCTGTCGGAAAAGTACAATGTCCAGGAGCTGAGAGAAAGCTGCCAGCGGTTCATGTTGGCCAACGTGGCCGCCCCGGGCTCCTCCAACCGTGCCATCACTTGGCAGAGATACGCCAAGTTGATTGGTCTGGGCCAACTGGAAGAGGAATGCTTCTGGTTCATAGCCTGGAACATGGGCACCGTCATGAAGTCCCCAGACTGGACATCGATGGAAGCTCACCAACTCTCTGCTCTCCTCCAAAGGTCTGACCTGGTGGTGGAAGATGAAGTGGTCCTTTTCCAAGCCATGGTGAGCTGGCTGTCCCTGCATTCTGCCCACACTGAGGAAATGTTGCCCCACATTCGCTATCCTATGATGTCCCCGGAGAATCTGTTTAACCTCCAAGCCCCAGGAAGCCTACCCGAGGCAATCTCTTCCTACCTGCTCAGGGAGAGCTTGCTGGTTTACCAAGCGCACCTTTTGTCAATGGATGCCATCAGCCAACGTCATGACATCACCACCATTCCATTTACCATGAGGCTTTACACATCAGAAAGGTTCAGCCAAGTGTGGGACCTCCCAGAATATCAGGCGATGAATGGCGCATCTGTTGAGATATTGACCAGCTATTTCCAACTGAAGACTCGATGGTACGTCACCTTTATCCCTAAAAGTAAGGGGATTCCAACCCAGCGGTCAAAGAAGAGCTGTAACTATCACAGGGGATATGAGCAGGTTTGGAAAGAGGATGCCTCGATGACACTATCTGTCTCGGTGAGCTGTCGCGATTCAGCGGCCAAGACGCACTCTCACAAGCTGAGCGTTCTGCTTTACCAATTCGTCAACGGTGAGTGGTTTGTGAGCAATGTGAAGACCCTCGAGGTCCCACACTCAGAGAATGCCGAGATCAATGATCTGTTCCCCTTGTCAGAGCGGGATAAATACATGACTAATGGTACCTTGAAGCTGCACCTTATTGATCAGACCACCTGGGAGAAACATTAA
- the LOC137349046 gene encoding zinc finger protein 436-like isoform X1: MQLETHQLSHTGEGSFISSVCGQGFTRSSDLPRQQLIHSNQRHFQCSDCEKIFKSKKDLLIHQRVHTGERPFVCCVCEKGFTRLSTLLTHQRVHTGERPFTCSDCGKGFTRSSSLLTHQHTHTGERPFTCSDCGKGFINSSNLLTHQRVHTGERPFTCCVCGKGFTQSSKLLRHLRIHTGERPFTCSVCGKGFTQLSTLLKHQRVHSDERPFKCSDCEKSFKSRNDLLRHQRTHTGERPFTCSDCGKGFTHPSALLTHQRVHTGERPFTCSVCGKGFTRSSSLLKHQLVHTDQRPFKCSDCDKSFKSRNDLLKHQRTHTGE, from the coding sequence ATGCAGCTGGAAACACATCAGCTCAGTCACACTGGGGAGGGGTCGTTCATCTCCTCTGTGTGTGGGCAGGGATTCACTCGGTCTTCCGACCTTCCGAGACAGCAACTTATTCACTCCAATCAGAGACattttcaatgttctgactgtgaaaAGATATTTAAAAGCAAAAAGGACctactgatacaccagcgagttcacactggggagaggccattcgtaTGCTGcgtgtgtgagaagggattcacccgtttatccaccctgctgacacaccagcgagttcacactggggagaggccgtttacctgctctgactgtgggaagggattcactcggtcatcgagCCTCCTgacacaccaacacactcacaccggagagaggccgtttacctgctctgactgtgggaaaggattcattaattcatcaaacctgctgacacaccagcgagttcacactggagagaggccgttcacctgctgtgtgtgtgggaaaggattcactcagtcatctaagctgctgagacacttgcgaattcacaccggggagaggccattcacctgttccgtgtgtgggaaaggattcactcagttatccaccctgctgaaacaccagcgggtTCACTCTGATGAGAGACCTTTCAAATGCTCTGACTGTGAGAAAAGCTTTAAAAGCAGAAATGATCTGCTgagacaccaacgcactcacaccggagagaggccgtttacctgctctgactgtgggaagggattcactcatccGTCCGCCCTgctgacacatcagcgagttcacactggggagaggccgtttacctgctccgtgtgtgggaagggattcactcgatcATCctctctgctgaaacaccaacttgttcacactgatcagagaccttttaaatgttctgactgcgaCAAGAGCTTTAAAAGTagaaatgatctgctgaaacaccaacgcaCACACACTGGGGAGTGA